GACGTAGCCGCGGGCCTCGAGGTAGTCGACGAGGAGGGTGACCGCCTGCTTGGTGATCCCCGACCGGGCCGCCATGTCCGTGATCCGCGCCCCCTCTTCGCCCAGCTGCGCGAGGACCACGGTGTGGACCGGCCGCAGGTCGGGGAAGCCGGCCACGGCCAGCTCGGCCCGGGTCCGGTCCGCCAGCGCCCGGACGAGGAGCCGGGCGAGGACCCCGAGCCGAGGCGGGTTGCGGTCTGCCATTTCCATCAAGCCCCTTGACAATCAGGTCAATTTACTGTATCACTTGGCCGACGAGGAGGAAGATGCAACGGGACGAGCGCGAGCAGCGGGGGCGGGCCGGACGAGGCCTCGTGACCGTCGGGCTGGCGCTGGCGGTCTCGACCCTGGCCTGGGGTGGCCCGGCCGCGGCGGCGAGGGCCCCGAGGGCCGGTGACCGCGCCGGCCGATTGCGGGTCGGCGGCCGCACGCGCACGTACCTGGTCCACGTCCCGCCGGGTGCCCACACCGGGATGCCGGCCGTGCTCGCCTTCCACGGTGGCGGCGGCACCGGCGCCGGCATGGCCCGAATCACCCACCTCAGCGACGTCGCCGACCAGCAGGGCTTCATCGCCGTGTACCCGCAGGGGTACGCCAACAGCTGGGCCGGGGGCAAGGGCGACACCCCGGCGGACGCGGCGGGGATCGACGACGTCGCCTTCGTCAGCGCGCTGATCGACCGGCTCGCGGTCGAGGACGGCATCGACACCACTCGGGTCTTCGCCACGGGCCTCTCGAGCGGCGGCTTCATGTCGCAGCGCCTCGGGTGTCAGCTCTCGGGCGAGATCGCCGGCATCGCCCCGGTGGCGGCCACGCTGCTCGTCAACCTGGCGCCGACCTGCACGCCGAGCCGGCCGATGCCGGTCCTCGAGATTCAGGGCACCGCCGACCCGCTCGTGC
Above is a window of Acidimicrobiia bacterium DNA encoding:
- a CDS encoding PHB depolymerase family esterase → MQRDEREQRGRAGRGLVTVGLALAVSTLAWGGPAAAARAPRAGDRAGRLRVGGRTRTYLVHVPPGAHTGMPAVLAFHGGGGTGAGMARITHLSDVADQQGFIAVYPQGYANSWAGGKGDTPADAAGIDDVAFVSALIDRLAVEDGIDTTRVFATGLSSGGFMSQRLGCQLSGEIAGIAPVAATLLVNLAPTCTPSRPMPVLEIQGTADPLVPYGGGHVRGRGPGGYPALSAPDTAAHWAGVNGCSPT
- a CDS encoding MarR family transcriptional regulator, giving the protein MEMADRNPPRLGVLARLLVRALADRTRAELAVAGFPDLRPVHTVVLAQLGEEGARITDMAARSGITKQAVTLLVDYLEARGYVGRAADPHDGRAKLVQLTDRGRAAAATANRIADEIEHTWATQIGAERLAHLKETLRVLGASLRTGEPGGGGVSPGAQSHH